From Paenibacillus sp. GP183, one genomic window encodes:
- a CDS encoding DUF4337 domain-containing protein, with protein sequence MGENFGIENPLEKVEEEIKELEEHERKHNIEEKDRNRFNSIIAVTISIYAVLTAYVGLKESQITTDTLLEMDNAVLLQSQASDQWAYYQAKSIKGEIYKSQSKSLSSTGNQQSKEIQNEFDANSKRYDTEKKDIEQKANELEKLREEKIKETSALVHKHHSTGIALTFLQISIVLASVSSLLRKKILWYASIGTSVIGLLYFISTYLH encoded by the coding sequence ATGGGAGAGAATTTTGGAATAGAAAATCCATTGGAAAAAGTGGAAGAAGAAATTAAAGAGTTAGAAGAACATGAAAGAAAACATAATATTGAGGAAAAAGACCGCAATAGATTTAACAGCATTATCGCAGTAACCATAAGCATTTATGCAGTTCTTACTGCTTACGTTGGTTTAAAGGAAAGTCAAATAACAACAGATACATTATTAGAAATGGATAATGCAGTATTGCTACAATCACAAGCCTCTGATCAATGGGCATATTATCAAGCCAAAAGTATTAAAGGTGAGATTTACAAAAGCCAATCGAAATCTCTTTCTTCAACTGGGAATCAACAATCGAAGGAGATACAAAATGAATTTGATGCTAATTCCAAGCGCTACGATACTGAGAAAAAAGATATTGAGCAAAAGGCAAATGAACTTGAAAAATTGAGGGAAGAAAAAATAAAGGAAACGTCAGCACTTGTTCATAAGCATCATAGTACAGGTATAGCACTAACATTCCTGCAAATTTCTATCGTACTTGCTTCGGTTTCAAGTTTGTTACGAAAAAAGATATTGTGGTACGCAAGCATCGGCACTTCAGTAATAGGGTTGCTATATTTCATTTCAACGTATTTGCATTAA
- a CDS encoding undecaprenyl-diphosphate phosphatase: MSIFQTIIFAIIQGITELFPISSVAHGVITPFVFHWQLDDQFLKEHFLPYVVMLHLGTAVALLIFFRKEWIGIIRSIFQQKQMHARKTLILIVIATIPAALIGLVLEKPLRHIFSNVTLTSIFLIVNGFILYFGEKRKERGTKEIHELKMSQALIVGLFQSLALIPGFSRSGASMTAGFWMGLKHEASARFSMLLATPIILGASIVELPKLRHSNISGLLQISLMGGILSGIFAFISVWILMRWFKKHEINAMRPFAYYCWGIGLIILIASLF, translated from the coding sequence ATGAGTATTTTTCAAACGATTATTTTTGCTATTATTCAAGGGATCACAGAGTTGTTTCCTATCAGCAGCGTTGCTCATGGAGTTATTACACCATTTGTATTTCACTGGCAATTGGATGATCAGTTTCTAAAGGAGCATTTTCTTCCATACGTGGTGATGCTTCACTTGGGTACTGCTGTGGCACTCCTCATTTTTTTTCGCAAAGAGTGGATCGGGATTATCCGTTCTATATTCCAACAAAAACAAATGCATGCAAGAAAAACGCTGATACTTATTGTTATTGCGACTATCCCAGCCGCTTTGATCGGCTTGGTACTTGAGAAACCGTTGCGTCATATTTTCAGTAATGTTACCTTAACGTCTATCTTCTTGATCGTAAATGGATTCATTCTTTATTTTGGAGAAAAGCGTAAAGAGCGGGGTACTAAAGAGATTCATGAATTAAAGATGAGTCAAGCATTGATTGTGGGACTTTTCCAATCGTTAGCACTCATTCCTGGGTTTTCGAGGTCAGGGGCGAGTATGACAGCAGGATTCTGGATGGGTCTTAAGCATGAAGCGTCAGCACGTTTCTCTATGCTATTGGCAACTCCGATTATTTTAGGGGCCAGCATAGTCGAATTACCTAAATTGCGTCATTCCAACATCAGTGGATTGCTTCAGATCTCCTTGATGGGTGGTATTTTATCAGGCATTTTTGCATTTATTAGTGTATGGATACTAATGAGATGGTTCAAAAAACATGAAATCAATGCAATGCGTCCTTTTGCATATTACTGCTGGGGTATTGGATTGATTATTTTGATTGCTTCTTTGTTTTAA
- a CDS encoding DUF1003 domain-containing protein: MEIETTEDLKDYSARVNQLVDEFESHIHAHLNEEYMKSTKWSDKFADKIAEFGGSWKFINIFFIVLILWIVLNSLSFTKVFHFDESPFILLNLVLSFLAGFQAPIIMMSQNRQSVRDKKEAIIDFAINYKAEQEIDDMQGHLHRLEDNFAEFRNEVKGELAEIKKLLQGK; the protein is encoded by the coding sequence ATGGAAATTGAAACAACTGAGGATTTAAAGGATTATAGTGCTCGTGTTAACCAATTAGTGGATGAATTCGAGAGCCACATCCATGCACATTTAAATGAAGAATACATGAAGTCAACAAAATGGTCTGATAAATTCGCAGACAAAATTGCTGAATTTGGTGGAAGTTGGAAGTTTATTAACATCTTTTTTATTGTCTTAATACTTTGGATTGTTTTAAACTCCCTATCTTTCACCAAAGTATTCCATTTTGATGAGTCACCATTTATCTTATTAAACTTAGTGCTATCATTTCTTGCAGGTTTCCAAGCACCTATTATTATGATGAGTCAAAACAGACAGTCGGTAAGAGATAAGAAAGAAGCTATTATTGACTTTGCGATCAATTATAAAGCTGAGCAGGAAATTGATGATATGCAAGGACATTTGCATCGGTTGGAAGATAACTTTGCTGAGTTTAGAAATGAAGTTAAGGGGGAATTGGCGGAAATTAAAAAGCTTTTACAAGGTAAATAA
- a CDS encoding copper amine oxidase N-terminal domain-containing protein: protein MKSKMKVILILLLTMLMSMASTAVAAQSPTSVDVYFVPVHFTFDGKEYAPPEGQRSFIYEGSSYVPLRFVSYSLGKSVQWNSDTYTVTIEEPSSSELISISEYKLNTEVKSQAIGNVDKSNLKPTSLNVYREKVAYVFDGQAKQPTDQQPGFIIDGSLYVPIRFLSESVGKKIDWNPETYTVAAVVKEEVKPLPKETKDPKTEGAPAGGGVGGAAPGGSVGGGGGGVAGGGSSVKLTNESITASAESRLRALESSCRSDLNALASQYLRTKNADLIVQGKAKLSACDASFQNIISDVTSQLTTNGYSTDIIQSYKDAYAKAKDDAIAELLRPRP from the coding sequence ATGAAAAGTAAGATGAAAGTGATTTTGATCTTATTGTTAACAATGCTTATGAGTATGGCTTCGACAGCAGTGGCTGCGCAAAGTCCTACTTCAGTGGATGTCTACTTTGTGCCGGTGCATTTTACGTTCGACGGGAAGGAATATGCTCCTCCTGAGGGGCAGCGCAGCTTTATATATGAAGGCAGCAGCTATGTTCCTTTACGATTCGTTTCTTACTCCTTAGGTAAGTCGGTTCAATGGAATAGTGATACATATACCGTTACCATCGAAGAGCCAAGCAGTTCCGAATTGATTAGCATTAGTGAATATAAGTTGAACACAGAAGTTAAAAGCCAAGCCATTGGTAATGTAGATAAATCCAACTTAAAGCCAACATCCTTGAATGTATACAGGGAGAAGGTCGCGTATGTATTCGATGGCCAAGCCAAACAACCAACTGATCAACAGCCAGGCTTCATCATTGACGGCAGTCTTTACGTGCCTATCCGATTCTTATCAGAATCAGTTGGCAAGAAGATTGATTGGAACCCTGAGACTTATACCGTAGCCGCTGTAGTGAAGGAGGAAGTGAAGCCCCTTCCGAAAGAAACCAAGGATCCCAAAACAGAGGGTGCCCCTGCAGGTGGAGGCGTCGGTGGAGCTGCTCCTGGGGGGAGTGTAGGTGGCGGTGGCGGCGGAGTTGCTGGCGGTGGATCAAGTGTCAAACTGACAAATGAATCGATCACAGCATCGGCTGAAAGCCGGCTTCGTGCTTTGGAGAGCAGTTGCAGGAGTGACCTCAATGCGCTGGCTAGTCAATATCTAAGAACGAAAAATGCAGATTTAATCGTTCAGGGTAAAGCCAAGCTCAGCGCGTGTGATGCAAGTTTTCAAAACATCATTTCAGATGTTACTAGTCAATTAACTACAAATGGATATAGCACAGATATCATTCAATCTTATAAAGATGCCTATGCAAAAGCAAAGGATGACGCAATTGCCGAGCTTTTGAGACCCCGTCCTTGA
- a CDS encoding VanZ family protein yields the protein MKLLTLLWCMVIFICTCTLDQSALIHHLEIYFRLDPHPHFVELLRMDDMYLFSSNWYLYKAGHFTLFAILCALALGSFENRKNALIFAILVAFATEILQLFFSRDGRLYDVVIDSTGALLSYFSHKY from the coding sequence ATGAAATTACTGACCCTGCTCTGGTGCATGGTTATTTTCATATGCACGTGTACACTGGACCAAAGTGCGCTGATTCACCATCTAGAGATATATTTCCGATTGGATCCACATCCCCATTTTGTTGAACTTCTTAGAATGGATGATATGTATCTCTTTTCATCCAACTGGTACCTCTATAAAGCCGGTCATTTTACGTTGTTCGCAATTTTATGCGCACTGGCTCTTGGCAGTTTTGAAAACCGTAAAAACGCGCTGATTTTTGCGATCTTAGTTGCTTTTGCAACTGAGATTTTGCAGCTTTTCTTTTCCCGAGACGGAAGGTTATATGATGTAGTTATTGATTCCACGGGGGCTTTGTTGTCCTATTTTTCACATAAATATTGA
- a CDS encoding site-specific integrase translates to MFGLEEPLIKELEEYLLYLKVEKNLSQRTIGEYKMDLNLLEQFVLGRQRTNWSQITHRDLRYFLHYVQEERHNSSTARARKISSISAYSG, encoded by the coding sequence GTGTTTGGATTGGAAGAGCCTTTAATAAAAGAGCTAGAAGAATATTTGCTGTATCTAAAGGTTGAGAAGAATTTATCGCAGCGAACAATAGGTGAATACAAAATGGATCTAAATCTGTTAGAGCAATTTGTCCTGGGACGACAACGTACAAATTGGAGTCAAATCACTCATCGAGATTTAAGATACTTTCTCCATTATGTTCAGGAAGAAAGACACAATAGTTCTACGGCGCGTGCTCGCAAAATTTCATCCATTAGTGCGTATTCCGGCTGA
- the istB gene encoding IS21-like element helper ATPase IstB, whose protein sequence is MLNNPTIEKLKDMKLKVMAQMLDESDAAWRELSFEERLGLMVEKEWMSRKNARIKRQLYSASLGLNACLEDIDYAADRTIDKKTIQTLATCAFMEQKLNIVISGKTGSGKSYLACAFGNNACRKGYTVKYYRIPELLLEIQEAKNEHRYTSFMKQLQGVKLLILDDIGLKAYTLEESRDILEITESRYNKASTLISGQMAHSKWYELFPDPTTADAIMDRIIHNSYIISLDSKKSMREVMAEKTIKSIENNKALS, encoded by the coding sequence GTGCTTAATAACCCCACCATTGAAAAGTTGAAAGACATGAAACTCAAGGTTATGGCTCAAATGTTGGACGAATCTGATGCTGCTTGGAGAGAACTCTCTTTTGAAGAACGACTCGGCCTCATGGTGGAGAAAGAATGGATGTCGAGAAAGAATGCCAGAATCAAAAGGCAATTATACAGCGCCTCTCTAGGTTTGAATGCATGCCTGGAGGATATCGATTATGCCGCCGATCGTACCATCGATAAAAAAACCATACAGACTCTGGCCACCTGTGCTTTTATGGAGCAGAAACTGAACATCGTGATCTCAGGGAAAACAGGAAGCGGTAAATCTTACCTTGCTTGTGCGTTCGGAAACAACGCTTGCCGAAAAGGGTATACCGTCAAATACTATAGAATCCCTGAACTCCTTCTTGAAATCCAAGAGGCTAAAAACGAACACAGGTATACATCATTTATGAAGCAGCTGCAAGGTGTGAAGCTGCTGATCTTGGATGACATCGGTCTTAAAGCATACACGTTAGAAGAAAGTCGTGACATCCTGGAAATAACGGAGAGTCGGTATAACAAAGCCTCCACATTGATCTCAGGACAGATGGCTCACTCTAAATGGTATGAATTATTCCCGGATCCAACGACAGCTGACGCCATAATGGATCGAATTATCCACAACTCATATATAATATCGTTGGATTCAAAGAAATCCATGCGGGAAGTAATGGCGGAAAAAACAATAAAATCTATTGAAAACAATAAAGCATTATCGTAA
- the istA gene encoding IS21 family transposase — MLKAREILRLKHEIGLSLREIGQACNCGKSSVSEVLGRAEKAGILWPIELTDKQLMSALYPPVESKTLPLEPDMDYVFNEMKKKSVTLMLLWEEYKQKHPTGIMYSQFCDRYRNFKKYNKISMHKEHKAGEEVEVDWAGDTMSYVEPGTGEIKKVYLFVAVLPASAYPFVYAYEDQKTPNWIDAHVRTFEYFGGVPKVTIPDNTKTAVIKPDLVDPVLNKSYNEMARHYRTTLVPARAGRPKDKAADENMVGLVSRRIIAALRNTQFFSLYEINQALSEELVKLILRPFQKMQGNRLTAFEQIDKPCLQPLPATKYEYSDWREGKIQFNYHIEYDRFFYSVHYSYVNQSCSVRATSRAVEVYVGSERIAAYSRNYNTSKRYTTLPEHMPEEHKAVSGWSSERFLSWAEKTGPHTRELIKQLLESREYPMQTYRACMGIMRFGKSYSAEIMERASRDALDKNTCSFKYFSMILKQMAVLVTTMSDEKIIQHDNVRGSSAYTGGGFRA; from the coding sequence ATGTTAAAGGCAAGAGAGATTTTAAGATTGAAACATGAGATTGGCCTTTCCCTGAGAGAAATAGGACAAGCCTGCAACTGTGGGAAGTCCTCTGTTTCTGAAGTGTTGGGCCGGGCGGAAAAAGCAGGAATCCTATGGCCAATCGAGCTTACGGATAAGCAACTAATGTCCGCTCTGTATCCCCCCGTAGAAAGCAAGACACTCCCCCTCGAACCGGATATGGATTACGTATTTAACGAAATGAAGAAAAAAAGCGTCACGCTGATGCTACTATGGGAAGAGTACAAGCAAAAGCACCCCACCGGGATCATGTATAGCCAGTTCTGTGACCGCTATAGGAACTTTAAAAAGTACAATAAGATTTCTATGCACAAAGAACACAAAGCCGGCGAGGAAGTCGAGGTCGACTGGGCAGGAGACACCATGTCCTACGTCGAGCCAGGTACAGGAGAAATAAAGAAGGTCTATCTCTTTGTGGCCGTTCTACCGGCAAGCGCATATCCATTTGTTTATGCGTATGAAGATCAGAAAACGCCAAACTGGATCGATGCACATGTGCGGACCTTTGAATATTTCGGTGGCGTTCCGAAAGTAACGATTCCCGACAACACCAAGACGGCCGTGATTAAACCCGATCTGGTCGACCCTGTCCTAAACAAGAGCTACAACGAAATGGCCCGACATTACAGAACAACCCTTGTTCCTGCTAGGGCGGGTAGACCGAAGGATAAAGCAGCAGATGAGAATATGGTAGGCCTGGTGTCAAGAAGAATCATCGCTGCCCTGAGAAACACGCAATTTTTCAGCCTCTATGAGATCAATCAAGCCCTGTCGGAAGAATTAGTAAAGTTGATCCTTCGGCCCTTTCAGAAGATGCAAGGCAATCGATTGACAGCCTTTGAACAGATAGATAAACCTTGCTTACAGCCCCTGCCTGCCACAAAGTACGAATATTCCGACTGGAGAGAAGGTAAGATTCAGTTCAATTACCATATTGAATATGACCGGTTCTTTTACAGTGTTCATTACTCCTATGTTAACCAATCCTGTTCTGTACGAGCCACTTCCAGAGCAGTAGAAGTGTATGTCGGCAGTGAAAGGATTGCTGCTTACTCAAGAAATTACAACACATCAAAAAGGTATACAACGCTTCCGGAGCATATGCCAGAGGAGCACAAAGCGGTGTCCGGATGGAGCTCAGAGCGTTTCCTGTCCTGGGCTGAGAAAACAGGACCCCATACACGTGAACTGATTAAACAATTGCTGGAGAGCCGTGAATATCCCATGCAGACCTACAGGGCTTGTATGGGAATCATGCGGTTCGGCAAGAGCTACTCTGCCGAAATTATGGAACGTGCTAGCCGGGATGCACTGGATAAGAATACCTGCTCTTTTAAATATTTCAGTATGATCCTCAAACAAATGGCGGTACTGGTTACAACCATGAGCGATGAAAAAATCATTCAACATGACAATGTGCGGGGAAGCAGTGCTTACACAGGGGGTGGTTTCCGTGCTTAA
- a CDS encoding tyrosine-type recombinase/integrase — protein MLPEWVSGCYRNTHIRGFFSFLFEETLIPENPTIHLKKPKLEKKLPIYLTVEECHRFIDIVRRNSINRERNVTIIALFLYTGMRLSELTGLDIHDLDMSNQIIRVFGKGRKERLIPILAPLLSSLKSYLDYRKGILGADCYTFSPLFFTAKNQTWKESINVLFMRYS, from the coding sequence ATGCTGCCGGAATGGGTGTCCGGATGTTACCGGAATACGCACATTAGGGGATTTTTTTCTTTTTTATTTGAAGAAACCTTGATACCAGAGAATCCAACTATCCACTTAAAAAAGCCTAAACTTGAAAAGAAGCTTCCAATCTACCTAACAGTAGAAGAATGTCACAGATTTATCGACATTGTACGAAGGAACTCAATCAATAGAGAACGAAATGTCACTATAATCGCACTGTTTCTTTATACTGGAATGCGTCTGTCTGAACTTACGGGGTTGGATATTCATGATTTGGATATGAGTAATCAAATCATAAGAGTATTTGGTAAAGGACGTAAGGAAAGACTAATTCCTATCTTAGCTCCACTTTTATCAAGTTTAAAATCATATCTTGATTATCGAAAGGGTATTCTAGGTGCCGATTGCTATACATTCAGCCCGTTATTTTTCACAGCAAAAAACCAAACATGGAAAGAATCCATAAACGTACTGTTCATGAGATATTCATAA
- a CDS encoding tyrosine-type recombinase/integrase: MERIHKRTVHEIFIRYSKVARIDQQHFSAHKLRHTFATLLYSQGVDLLQLKSLLGHAHLSTTEIYTHTSANQLKEAIMKHPLSRIE, encoded by the coding sequence ATGGAAAGAATCCATAAACGTACTGTTCATGAGATATTCATAAGATATTCAAAAGTTGCTAGAATCGATCAGCAACATTTTAGTGCACATAAATTGCGCCATACTTTTGCAACTCTACTATACTCACAAGGAGTGGATTTGTTGCAATTGAAATCTCTTCTAGGGCATGCTCATCTTAGCACGACAGAAATTTATACTCACACTTCTGCCAATCAACTAAAAGAGGCTATAATGAAACATCCACTTTCAAGGATAGAATAA
- a CDS encoding acyltransferase, translating to MGVIRLLLALSVVAAHTGPYLGEYSLVGGSTAVEAFFVISGFYMALILNEKYKGRGSYRLFISNRMLKLYPVYWSVGLITLFLSLSSLIVLKKGASLTPYIQNYDSMSITSLIFLIVTNIIIFGQDAVMFLQLNHGDLAFTSDFTESSPMLFKFLLISPAWSLGTELLFYSIAPFIVRDIRKIVVLVFLSLILKGYILFGIGWNHDPWTYRFFPTELAFFLLGGCSYYFFLKLKDIGSSKMIMYGRGSFSIVILCTLIYEFAPIPEILKQNLYILIFVICIPFIFKWSSKNKIDRNLAELSYPVYISHLFIISVISITGLNQNKMIFSLAVAVTSVIFSFILIRFIVNPIEKYRQSRVQRQQKILNLTA from the coding sequence ATGGGGGTAATTAGGCTACTATTAGCTCTTTCTGTTGTGGCCGCACACACTGGTCCATATCTAGGGGAATATTCGCTCGTGGGTGGCAGCACTGCTGTTGAAGCGTTTTTTGTCATATCCGGTTTCTATATGGCTTTAATTTTGAATGAAAAATATAAAGGAAGGGGATCTTACAGATTATTTATTTCTAATAGGATGTTAAAGTTGTATCCAGTTTATTGGTCAGTCGGTTTAATAACTCTTTTTTTATCTTTAAGCTCACTCATAGTATTAAAAAAAGGTGCTTCCCTGACCCCATATATTCAAAATTACGATTCAATGAGTATAACTTCTTTGATATTCTTGATTGTCACTAACATTATTATATTTGGACAGGACGCGGTAATGTTTCTACAGTTGAATCATGGTGATTTGGCTTTTACAAGTGATTTCACAGAATCATCTCCAATGCTTTTTAAATTTTTATTGATTTCTCCTGCATGGTCTTTAGGTACTGAATTATTGTTTTATTCCATAGCGCCTTTTATAGTAAGAGACATTCGGAAGATTGTCGTCCTGGTCTTTTTAAGTCTCATTTTGAAAGGATATATACTTTTCGGAATAGGATGGAATCATGATCCGTGGACCTATCGATTTTTTCCAACCGAATTAGCGTTTTTTTTACTTGGGGGATGTTCCTATTATTTTTTCTTAAAGTTAAAAGACATCGGATCAAGTAAAATGATTATGTATGGAAGGGGATCTTTTAGTATTGTAATTTTGTGTACATTAATTTACGAATTTGCTCCAATTCCAGAAATCTTGAAGCAAAACCTGTATATTCTTATTTTTGTAATTTGTATACCATTTATTTTCAAATGGAGCAGCAAAAATAAGATAGACAGAAATTTGGCCGAATTGTCCTACCCTGTTTATATTTCTCACTTGTTTATTATTAGCGTAATTTCAATTACAGGGTTGAATCAAAATAAAATGATTTTTTCGTTAGCAGTAGCTGTTACTTCGGTAATTTTTTCATTTATTTTGATTCGCTTCATAGTAAATCCCATCGAAAAATATCGTCAGTCTAGGGTTCAACGTCAACAAAAAATATTAAATTTAACAGCGTAA
- the galE gene encoding UDP-glucose 4-epimerase GalE codes for MAILVTGGAGYIGSHTCVELLNVGYEIIVLDNLSNSKIKSIHRLREITGKNIKFYNVDLLNRDNLEVIFSDNKIDAVIHFAGYKAVGESVEIPLIYYHNNITGTLNLCQVMQKYNVKRLVFSSSATVYSVSVREGAPISEGFTLGATNPYGRTKLMIEEILRDLYESDNNWSISLLRYFNPVGAHLSGRIGEDPNGVPNNLMPYITQVAVGKLKELRVFGNDYATPDGTGVRDYIHVVDLAHGHLKAIQKVISTTGVEAYNLGTGKGYSVLEMIQAFEQVSNRKIPYITVNRRSGDVAVCYADPSKAKRELGWFAERGIQEMCADSWRWQFNNPNGYDDVEEPLPITINR; via the coding sequence ATGGCCATACTAGTAACCGGAGGGGCAGGATATATTGGTAGCCATACCTGTGTTGAGTTATTAAATGTTGGTTATGAAATAATTGTGCTAGATAATTTATCCAATAGCAAAATCAAATCCATACATCGATTGCGTGAAATCACAGGTAAAAATATAAAATTTTATAACGTAGATTTACTAAATAGGGATAATCTAGAAGTTATCTTTTCAGATAACAAGATTGATGCGGTTATCCATTTTGCCGGGTACAAAGCTGTTGGCGAGTCAGTTGAGATTCCCCTCATTTATTATCATAACAATATTACTGGAACACTTAATCTCTGCCAGGTAATGCAAAAATACAATGTGAAGAGGTTGGTATTTAGTTCTTCGGCAACAGTATATAGTGTCAGTGTCAGGGAAGGCGCGCCAATATCCGAGGGATTTACACTTGGAGCCACTAATCCTTATGGACGTACGAAATTGATGATCGAGGAAATTCTACGAGATCTTTATGAGTCTGATAACAACTGGAGTATTTCCCTTTTGCGATACTTCAACCCGGTTGGTGCTCATCTGAGTGGTCGAATCGGAGAGGATCCCAACGGCGTACCAAACAATCTAATGCCATATATTACTCAAGTAGCAGTTGGAAAGTTAAAGGAGCTTCGAGTATTTGGTAATGATTATGCTACACCTGACGGCACAGGTGTGAGAGATTATATCCACGTAGTTGACCTTGCGCACGGACATTTAAAAGCTATACAAAAGGTCATATCAACTACTGGTGTGGAGGCCTATAACCTTGGTACGGGGAAAGGTTATAGCGTATTGGAGATGATCCAAGCCTTTGAACAAGTGTCTAACAGGAAGATCCCTTATATAACTGTCAATCGAAGATCAGGAGACGTAGCGGTATGTTATGCTGATCCATCCAAGGCAAAAAGAGAACTGGGTTGGTTTGCGGAGAGAGGAATCCAAGAGATGTGCGCCGATTCTTGGCGTTGGCAATTTAATAACCCGAACGGTTATGATGATGTTGAAGAGCCACTCCCTATTACAATAAATAGATAA
- a CDS encoding YdcF family protein → MSRQSNTIGSSYSTIITEGKADSTYQNATYTKELMGQFKFRTAIVVTSDFHMRRVKRNWNHVHLLCRHSNYISKFWWVNKNSTIITLDGTDAKSVLRQHNKIFN, encoded by the coding sequence TTGTCTAGACAGAGCAATACAATTGGGAGTAGCTATAGTACCATTATTACAGAAGGGAAAGCGGACAGTACATACCAAAATGCAACTTACACGAAAGAACTAATGGGCCAGTTCAAGTTTAGAACAGCTATCGTTGTCACGTCTGATTTTCATATGAGGAGGGTAAAAAGAAACTGGAATCACGTTCACCTATTGTGCCGCCACAGTAATTACATTTCAAAGTTTTGGTGGGTGAATAAAAATAGCACGATTATCACTCTCGATGGTACAGATGCAAAGAGTGTATTACGACAACATAATAAAATTTTTAATTAA
- a CDS encoding glycosyltransferase: MKTISYYVSDYGYGHASRSIAIIRTLLDKYDNVQFIICTSFPLGFIQTSIENNSRVRYRYVKNDLGYLLKESSVEIDKERMIFLYDKYLEYASSYLQQEEYYLKEENVDFIISDISPFPFIAGKKLGLPTIGISNFTWYKAYQGIIEEDKLQFLKDAYNQMDYFIPLAGSKEPEWGKILHEAEHYFYRGIRNSEIKRLNDEVRSNEFQLIVYFGFGMKIDIDDYSGWKLWDQEHVLFIVSEHMNIDRPNVIHIPKDYTESQHYLAISDLVISKAGWSTVGEVVQLNKPFMVVDRSNMQEDRNTINFLQSIERGYVILWDELKELTFNEELFHKVQRSTRESEYPSNQEILDGIGDSIGKVLKE, encoded by the coding sequence ATGAAGACTATAAGTTACTATGTTTCTGACTATGGATATGGCCACGCTTCACGCAGTATAGCTATTATTCGAACGCTATTAGATAAGTACGATAATGTTCAATTTATCATCTGTACCTCTTTTCCATTAGGATTTATTCAAACATCAATTGAGAATAATTCCCGAGTTCGTTATCGTTATGTTAAGAATGATCTAGGATATTTATTAAAGGAATCATCAGTCGAAATCGATAAAGAAAGAATGATTTTTTTGTATGATAAGTATTTAGAATATGCATCTTCATACCTACAGCAAGAGGAATATTATCTTAAAGAAGAGAATGTCGATTTTATCATTTCGGATATATCACCTTTTCCCTTTATTGCAGGAAAAAAGTTGGGTTTACCAACGATAGGAATTTCAAATTTTACCTGGTATAAAGCTTATCAAGGAATTATTGAGGAAGATAAGCTTCAATTTCTAAAAGATGCTTATAATCAGATGGACTACTTCATACCACTAGCGGGTTCAAAAGAGCCTGAATGGGGGAAGATATTACACGAAGCAGAACATTATTTTTATAGAGGAATACGGAATAGTGAAATTAAAAGATTAAATGATGAGGTTCGTTCTAATGAATTTCAATTGATTGTATACTTTGGATTTGGAATGAAGATCGACATTGATGATTACTCTGGTTGGAAATTATGGGATCAAGAGCATGTACTTTTTATTGTATCAGAACATATGAATATTGATCGCCCTAATGTTATTCACATACCTAAAGACTATACTGAATCGCAGCATTACCTTGCGATTTCTGATCTTGTTATTTCCAAAGCTGGTTGGAGTACAGTCGGCGAAGTGGTCCAATTAAATAAGCCGTTTATGGTTGTTGATCGAAGCAATATGCAGGAGGATAGGAATACAATAAACTTTTTACAATCAATAGAAAGAGGCTACGTGATTTTATGGGATGAACTCAAAGAGCTAACTTTTAATGAAGAACTATTCCATAAAGTGCAAAGGTCAACAAGAGAGAGCGAGTATCCATCAAACCAAGAAATTTTAGATGGAATTGGAGACAGTATAGGTAAGGTCTTGAAGGAGTAA